A stretch of the Gracilinanus agilis isolate LMUSP501 chromosome 4, AgileGrace, whole genome shotgun sequence genome encodes the following:
- the LOC123244872 gene encoding NADH dehydrogenase [ubiquinone] iron-sulfur protein 6, mitochondrial-like encodes MAASAAVAFVTFGRLLGCSQGFPVAARCFGVQVSPTGEKITHTGQVYDEDDYRRIRFVGRQKEVNKNFAIDLIAEQPVSKVESRVISCDGGGGALGHPKVYINLDKETKTGTCGYCGLQFTQHHHH; translated from the coding sequence ATGGCGGCGTCTGCGGCGGTGGCGTTTGTGACCTTCGGCCGCCTTCTGGGCTGCAGTCAGGGCTTCCCTGTGGCCGCCAGATGTTTTGGTGTGCAGGTGTCGCCCACGGGGGAGAAAATTACCCACACAGGCCAGGTTTATGATGAAGATGATTACAGGAGGATTCGCTTTGTTGGTCGCCAGAAAGAGGTAAATAAAAACTTTGCAATTGATTTGATAGCAGAGCAACCAGTAAGCAAAGTGGAAAGTCGAGTGATATCATGTGATGGTGGAGGAGGAGCTCTGGGTCATCCAAAAGTATATATAAACTTGGACAAAGAGACTAAAACTGGGACTTGCGGGTATTGTGGACTTCAGTTTACACAACATCACCACCACTGA